A section of the Humulus lupulus chromosome 2, drHumLupu1.1, whole genome shotgun sequence genome encodes:
- the LOC133819011 gene encoding uncharacterized protein At4g14450, chloroplastic-like, with translation MAEVSRPSSVPGTHRQPSRLQRRAPASLQISPVSDWNVAIPLLSPLVSPSSPKALDRTVDNKSRDDHHQRLRQSSEPEKPIVFKKWQHPAAPFCYDSTPLVRPFVPV, from the coding sequence ATGGCGGAGGTATCTAGACCTAGCTCTGTCCCCGGAACCCACCGCCAACCGAGCCGCCTTCAGCGACGAGCTCCGGCTTCCTTACAGATCAGCCCCGTATCCGATTGGAACGTCGCGATTCCCTTACTCTCGCCGCTCGTTTCTCCCTCTTCTCCCAAGGCGCTCGATCGGACGGTGGATAATAAATCTAGAGACGATCATCATCAGCGTCTCCGCCAGAGTAGCGAGCCGGAGAAGCCGATCGTCTTCAAAAAGTGGCAGCATCCGGCGGCTCCTTTCTGTTACGACTCTACTCCGTTGGTCCGGCCTTTTGTTCCGGTTTAG